In Panacibacter ginsenosidivorans, the following proteins share a genomic window:
- a CDS encoding VWA domain-containing protein has protein sequence MISFQNIEFLSGLLLLIPLVVIFILVLRWKRKTTKALGDETLVSKLTAGYSAKLYKVKFVAVLVALALCIVAATNVRTPLNSGKEQTAGIDIMVALDVSKSMLSNDIKPSRLERARQLVSMLIDQSDNNRVGLVLFAGKAYLQMPLTADLAEAKLFLSNASVDAVPVQGTNISEALQLCNNALDTKEKKHKAVVLISDGEDHDAGAEKTAVTLADNGAIVYTVGIGTAEGSTITEPGTGTLKTDRNGKTVISKLNEEELKQIAGATGGNYFHMEDVTKTVTEVSSALNGIEKKLVESGGERSYLSISPFIIAIALLLLVVEIFIPERKKTKSFV, from the coding sequence ATGATCTCTTTCCAAAACATCGAATTCCTTTCCGGGCTGCTTTTGTTAATACCACTGGTGGTGATCTTTATATTGGTCCTGCGCTGGAAACGTAAAACAACAAAAGCGCTTGGTGATGAAACACTTGTCTCAAAACTTACCGCTGGTTATTCGGCAAAACTCTATAAAGTAAAATTTGTAGCTGTGCTGGTAGCATTGGCGCTTTGTATTGTGGCTGCCACCAATGTACGCACTCCTTTAAACAGCGGGAAAGAGCAAACTGCAGGGATCGATATTATGGTAGCACTCGATGTAAGTAAAAGCATGTTGAGCAATGATATTAAACCCTCCCGCTTAGAGCGTGCCAGGCAACTGGTAAGTATGCTTATTGACCAATCTGATAATAACCGTGTAGGGCTTGTGCTTTTTGCCGGCAAAGCTTACCTGCAAATGCCTTTAACAGCAGATCTTGCAGAAGCTAAATTATTTTTGTCGAATGCATCTGTAGACGCAGTACCTGTACAAGGCACTAACATAAGTGAAGCATTGCAACTCTGTAACAATGCACTGGATACAAAAGAAAAAAAACATAAAGCAGTTGTGCTTATTTCAGATGGCGAAGATCATGATGCAGGTGCAGAAAAAACGGCTGTAACACTTGCTGATAATGGCGCCATTGTATATACGGTAGGCATTGGTACTGCAGAAGGTTCTACCATTACAGAACCTGGTACAGGCACCCTTAAAACAGACCGTAATGGAAAAACAGTTATCAGTAAATTGAATGAAGAAGAACTAAAGCAAATTGCCGGCGCTACAGGTGGCAATTATTTTCATATGGAAGATGTAACAAAAACAGTTACAGAAGTTAGTTCAGCATTAAATGGTATTGAAAAGAAACTGGTAGAAAGCGGTGGTGAAAGATCCTATCTTTCTATATCTCCATTTATAATTGCAATAGCTTTGCTGTTGCTGGTCGTTGAGATTTTTATTCCGGAAAGAAAAAAGACAAAATCATTTGTATAG
- a CDS encoding ABC transporter ATP-binding protein yields the protein MSETPKKKVFDFSLLRRIFHYVKPYRFHFISSVVLAILLALITPVRPHFIQLTIEKATGKATETPIILKWLFFNTDLNDATKFIIAVTVFQVAFLFIETALRFLFSFLTSWLGQSVVKDMRVSVFRKILGLNLRQFDNTPIGTLTTRTINDIESINDIFSDGLIQIIADMLSIVAVLAWMFYVDWRLTLISLIPFPILIVATYYFKESVNRSFIKVRNAVAALNAFVQEHITGMQVVQAFAAEDREFNKFNNINKKYRNANIKSIFAYSVFFPIVEIVLAVATGLVVWWLASIAVKNPAINEDLGGKLVSFTMYLNLIFRPLRVIADKFNTIQMGMIAAERIFKVQDNPDFTKNTGSYNPAVLKGAISFDKVWFAYTDEHYVLKDISFEVKEGETIALVGHTGSGKTSIISVLNRLYEIQKGSINLDSVNISEYNIDRLRASIGVVLQDVFLFSGSVMDNITLRNPDITKEQVIEAAKMIGVHDFIMRLPGGYSYNVMERGSTLSLGQRQLISFIRALLYNPSVLILDEATSSIDTESEQLIQTAIDKLISGRTSIVIAHRLSTIRKASKIIVLDKGEIKEVGTHEELLEKEGYYSKLHSMQFENKKGITV from the coding sequence ATGAGTGAGACACCCAAAAAAAAGGTTTTTGATTTTTCTTTACTGCGCCGGATATTTCATTACGTAAAGCCATACCGCTTTCATTTTATTTCTAGTGTGGTACTGGCTATATTACTGGCATTAATTACACCTGTACGTCCGCATTTTATTCAGCTTACCATTGAAAAAGCAACAGGTAAAGCAACCGAAACGCCAATTATTTTAAAATGGCTTTTCTTCAACACGGATCTTAATGATGCCACAAAATTTATAATTGCAGTGACTGTTTTCCAGGTTGCCTTTCTTTTTATAGAAACTGCACTACGCTTTTTATTTTCTTTTCTTACTTCATGGCTGGGACAAAGCGTGGTAAAAGATATGCGGGTAAGTGTGTTCAGAAAAATACTGGGTTTAAATCTCAGGCAGTTTGATAATACACCAATTGGAACACTTACTACAAGAACCATCAATGATATTGAAAGCATCAACGATATTTTTTCTGATGGGCTGATACAGATCATTGCCGATATGTTGTCAATTGTTGCAGTATTGGCCTGGATGTTTTATGTTGACTGGAGGCTTACACTGATCTCTCTAATACCATTTCCCATACTTATTGTAGCTACTTATTATTTTAAAGAAAGTGTGAACCGGAGTTTTATTAAAGTGCGTAACGCTGTTGCAGCATTGAATGCTTTTGTACAGGAGCATATCACCGGAATGCAGGTGGTGCAGGCCTTTGCAGCTGAAGACCGTGAGTTTAACAAGTTTAATAACATCAATAAAAAATACCGCAATGCAAATATCAAATCCATTTTTGCATACTCTGTTTTCTTTCCTATTGTAGAAATAGTGCTTGCTGTAGCAACTGGTCTTGTAGTGTGGTGGCTTGCCAGCATAGCTGTTAAAAACCCGGCTATCAATGAAGACCTTGGCGGTAAACTTGTTTCGTTTACCATGTACCTGAACCTGATCTTTCGCCCGTTACGTGTTATTGCCGATAAATTCAATACCATTCAAATGGGCATGATAGCTGCCGAAAGAATTTTTAAAGTGCAGGATAATCCTGATTTTACAAAAAATACAGGTAGCTATAATCCTGCAGTCTTAAAAGGCGCCATTAGTTTTGATAAAGTTTGGTTCGCATACACTGATGAACATTATGTGTTAAAAGATATCAGCTTCGAAGTAAAGGAAGGCGAAACCATTGCATTGGTTGGCCATACGGGAAGTGGCAAAACATCTATCATCAGTGTATTGAACAGGTTATACGAAATTCAAAAAGGCTCTATCAATCTTGATAGCGTCAACATCAGTGAGTATAATATAGACAGACTGCGTGCCAGCATTGGTGTGGTGCTGCAGGATGTATTTCTTTTTTCCGGCTCAGTAATGGACAATATCACCTTGCGTAACCCCGACATAACAAAAGAGCAGGTAATAGAAGCTGCAAAAATGATCGGCGTGCATGATTTCATTATGCGTTTGCCTGGTGGTTATAGCTACAACGTTATGGAAAGAGGCAGCACGCTTAGCCTGGGGCAAAGGCAGCTCATTTCTTTTATCAGGGCTTTGTTGTACAATCCATCGGTGCTTATTCTTGATGAAGCGACTTCTTCCATTGATACCGAAAGCGAACAGCTCATTCAAACCGCGATTGACAAACTGATCTCGGGCCGCACTTCTATTGTCATTGCTCACCGCCTATCTACCATAAGAAAAGCATCAAAAATAATTGTACTTGATAAAGGCGAAATAAAAGAAGTAGGCACGCACGAAGAATTATTGGAAAAAGAAGGTTACTATTCAAAATTGCACAGCATGCAGTTTGAAAATAAAAAAGGCATTACTGTGTAG
- a CDS encoding vWA domain-containing protein, with the protein MITDWLQHIEFAYPWVLGLLILLPVMIFEYIRGNRRRQASMLVTTTHFIQGARDLKTATLHLPFMLRCLAVAALVVAMALPRLKYTEQLTEGEGIDIVLCFDISGSMLAKDFQPNRLEAAKTVAQRFVQQRPGDRIGIVIFSSASFTLCPITPDHNAVLAQINNIESGYLQEEGTAIGSGLAASVDRLRKSKSKSKVVILLTDGVDVGGSVPPDLAKQMAKQYNVKVYTIGIGSDKEINEETDSPVLGHVTQTRKLEFNEDLLKDIAQTTGGQYFQATDNEALQKIYASINQLEKSKIQVTTYDHYTNKFLPFLIAGIILLLLEMILRYTFFKKFP; encoded by the coding sequence ATGATAACTGATTGGCTGCAACATATTGAATTTGCCTATCCATGGGTGCTGGGTTTGTTGATCCTGCTGCCTGTAATGATCTTTGAATACATCCGCGGCAACAGAAGGCGACAGGCTTCTATGCTTGTTACCACCACTCATTTCATCCAGGGTGCAAGAGATCTGAAAACAGCAACATTGCATTTACCTTTTATGCTAAGATGCCTTGCTGTTGCGGCACTTGTAGTTGCGATGGCATTGCCACGGTTAAAATATACAGAGCAGTTAACAGAAGGTGAGGGTATAGACATTGTGCTTTGCTTTGATATCAGTGGCAGTATGCTGGCAAAAGATTTTCAGCCCAACAGGCTGGAAGCGGCTAAAACAGTGGCACAGCGGTTTGTACAACAAAGACCGGGCGACAGAATTGGTATTGTTATTTTCAGCAGTGCGAGTTTTACTTTGTGTCCTATAACGCCTGATCATAATGCGGTGCTGGCGCAGATCAACAATATAGAAAGCGGTTACCTGCAGGAAGAAGGAACTGCAATAGGTTCAGGACTTGCTGCGAGTGTAGACAGGTTGCGCAAAAGCAAATCAAAAAGCAAAGTGGTTATTTTGTTAACCGATGGCGTAGATGTTGGTGGCAGTGTTCCACCCGATCTTGCCAAGCAAATGGCAAAGCAATACAATGTAAAGGTTTATACTATTGGCATTGGCAGCGATAAAGAAATTAATGAAGAAACCGATTCGCCTGTTCTGGGACACGTTACACAAACAAGAAAACTGGAGTTCAATGAAGACCTGCTGAAAGATATTGCGCAAACAACCGGCGGCCAGTATTTCCAGGCCACAGACAATGAAGCATTGCAAAAAATTTATGCAAGCATTAATCAACTGGAGAAATCAAAAATACAGGTGACCACCTACGATCATTATACTAATAAATTTCTCCCATTCTTAATAGCAGGCATTATTTTATTACTGCTCGAAATGATACTGCGCTATACCTTTTTTAAAAAATTCCCTTAG
- a CDS encoding DUF58 domain-containing protein, whose product MALFKKNKKADTEEKNTSPGEAVSSLLKRVRELEIKSKRLTNHLFTGEYHTAFKGRGMAFKEVREYQPGDDIRFIEWNVSARMGHTYSKLFEEERELSVHLLVDVSASSLFGTFKQTKRDLITEICAVLAFSAISNNDKAGLILFSDKVEKYIPARKGKDHVLYMIRELLNHEPHSAQTDIQKALQFLNRTTKHKSIVFILSDFADAGYHDALRVAAKRHDVIGVQAYDPRDEKLPNVGLLQVHDAETGNTVWLDTGDAYIRQRYHNQFLKIMEDAKLTFRNAGADLMQVATGEDYVKKLQEFFKRRA is encoded by the coding sequence ATGGCGTTGTTCAAAAAAAATAAAAAAGCAGATACTGAAGAAAAGAATACTTCACCTGGTGAAGCAGTTTCTTCATTACTAAAAAGAGTTAGGGAACTGGAAATAAAAAGTAAGCGGTTAACCAATCATTTATTTACCGGGGAATACCACACCGCATTTAAAGGCCGTGGTATGGCATTTAAAGAAGTGCGGGAATACCAGCCCGGAGATGATATAAGATTTATTGAATGGAACGTTTCTGCACGCATGGGGCATACCTACAGTAAATTATTTGAAGAAGAAAGGGAATTAAGTGTGCACCTTTTGGTAGATGTTAGCGCCAGCAGTTTGTTTGGCACTTTCAAACAAACCAAACGTGATCTTATCACAGAAATATGCGCTGTGCTTGCCTTCTCCGCAATCAGCAACAATGATAAAGCAGGCCTTATTCTCTTTAGTGATAAAGTAGAAAAATATATTCCTGCAAGAAAAGGAAAAGATCATGTGTTGTACATGATAAGAGAATTACTCAATCATGAGCCTCACTCGGCACAAACAGATATTCAAAAAGCATTGCAGTTCCTTAACAGGACAACCAAACACAAAAGCATAGTTTTTATTCTCAGCGATTTTGCAGATGCAGGTTATCATGATGCATTGCGTGTGGCAGCCAAACGCCATGATGTGATTGGCGTGCAGGCCTACGACCCCAGAGATGAAAAACTACCCAACGTTGGATTATTGCAGGTACACGATGCTGAAACAGGTAACACTGTTTGGCTTGATACCGGTGATGCCTATATTCGCCAACGATACCATAACCAGTTCCTGAAAATTATGGAGGATGCAAAACTTACTTTCCGTAATGCCGGTGCAGATCTTATGCAGGTGGCAACAGGAGAAGACTACGTAAAGAAGCTGCAGGAATTTTTTAAAAGAAGAGCATAA
- a CDS encoding HAD-IIB family hydrolase, which produces MLLATDIDGTFLGGELHHRRKLYNLLKNDPSLLLVFVTGRGLENVVTLFNDDLIPRPNYIICDVGATVVNGKTLQPVQPLQETIKTYWPGTFNILQHFKNIEWLQYQQVPQQRRCSFFLKDEAFLENAKTLAAQLNCDAIYSAGKFLDILPKGVNKGSTLTSLINHLQIPAEDVLVAGDTMNDLDMYKCGFKSVAVGGSEEALIKATYDLEKVYHAEAAGAGGIFEAMQFFEEFRVSAEPALCVASFKPFQEN; this is translated from the coding sequence ATGTTATTGGCTACAGATATTGACGGAACATTCCTGGGAGGAGAGCTGCATCATCGCAGAAAATTATACAACCTGTTGAAAAATGATCCATCGTTACTGCTTGTATTTGTTACCGGCAGGGGGCTTGAGAATGTGGTAACACTTTTTAATGATGATCTTATCCCAAGGCCTAACTATATTATTTGTGATGTAGGCGCTACCGTTGTCAATGGTAAAACATTGCAGCCAGTGCAACCATTACAGGAAACTATAAAAACATACTGGCCGGGCACTTTTAATATTCTTCAGCATTTTAAAAATATTGAATGGTTGCAATACCAGCAGGTGCCACAGCAAAGAAGATGTTCATTCTTTTTAAAAGATGAAGCGTTTCTTGAAAATGCTAAAACACTGGCGGCGCAACTCAATTGCGATGCAATTTATTCTGCCGGAAAATTTTTGGATATATTACCCAAAGGAGTAAATAAGGGAAGCACACTTACCAGTCTTATCAACCATTTGCAAATACCTGCAGAAGATGTTTTGGTAGCAGGCGACACAATGAATGATCTTGATATGTATAAATGTGGCTTTAAAAGTGTTGCTGTTGGTGGCTCAGAAGAAGCATTGATAAAAGCTACTTATGATTTAGAAAAAGTATATCACGCTGAAGCCGCCGGTGCAGGCGGCATTTTTGAAGCAATGCAATTTTTTGAAGAGTTCAGAGTGTCTGCAGAGCCCGCTTTATGTGTAGCATCATTTAAGCCTTTCCAGGAAAATTGA
- the gmk gene encoding guanylate kinase — translation MATNNHKLIIITAPSGAGKSSITQYLLKKYSKLTFSVSAATREPRANEVHGQHYYFMSVEEFQQKIKDDAFIEWEMVYEGRYYGTLKSEILRIWEAGKTPVLDIDVQGAIHVQQQYKGKVLSIFIEPPSLEELERRLRTRATETPESIAIRLGKASYEISFRNQFNKIVVNDVLEKACEETEQAINEFLD, via the coding sequence ATGGCAACTAATAATCATAAGCTGATCATTATTACTGCACCATCAGGCGCAGGTAAAAGTTCCATTACGCAATACCTGCTTAAAAAGTATTCAAAGCTTACTTTTTCTGTTTCTGCTGCCACAAGAGAGCCAAGAGCTAATGAAGTGCATGGGCAACACTACTATTTTATGAGCGTAGAAGAGTTTCAGCAAAAGATAAAAGATGATGCTTTTATAGAATGGGAGATGGTGTATGAAGGACGGTATTATGGAACCCTCAAAAGTGAAATATTAAGAATATGGGAAGCAGGCAAAACTCCTGTACTGGATATTGATGTACAAGGGGCCATTCATGTGCAGCAACAATACAAAGGAAAAGTACTTTCTATTTTTATAGAACCACCTTCTTTGGAAGAACTGGAAAGAAGATTGAGAACACGTGCCACAGAAACACCCGAAAGCATTGCTATAAGATTAGGAAAAGCCAGTTATGAAATTTCTTTCCGGAACCAGTTCAATAAAATTGTGGTGAATGATGTGCTTGAAAAAGCATGTGAAGAAACGGAACAGGCAATCAATGAATTTTTAGATTGA
- a CDS encoding SDR family oxidoreductase: MSFNNRTIFITGASRGIGKAMALRFAAEGANIVIAAKSTEENPKLGGTIFSAAEEVKVTGGKALAVQVDIRNEENIIAAVQKTVETFGGIDVLINNASAIQLTNTEQTEAKRFDLMHSINVRGTFLVTKHCIPLLKKGTNAHILTLSPPINIDAKWLGPHVAYTMSKYNMSMMALAWAAELKQYNIASNALWPRTTIDTAAVRNLLGGEMLANMSRTPAILADAAYAILSKTNLQYTGNTFIDEEVLAKEGVTDLDKYAVKPGGKLYQDLFI, translated from the coding sequence ATGTCATTCAACAACAGAACAATTTTTATAACAGGTGCAAGTCGCGGTATTGGCAAAGCAATGGCATTGCGCTTTGCTGCCGAAGGAGCAAATATTGTTATAGCCGCAAAAAGCACAGAAGAAAATCCAAAACTTGGTGGCACTATATTTAGCGCCGCAGAGGAAGTGAAAGTCACTGGCGGCAAAGCTTTGGCGGTGCAGGTTGATATTCGTAATGAAGAAAATATTATTGCTGCAGTTCAAAAAACAGTTGAAACATTTGGTGGTATTGATGTGCTTATCAACAACGCTTCTGCCATACAATTAACCAATACAGAACAAACAGAAGCAAAACGTTTTGACCTGATGCACAGCATTAATGTGCGTGGTACTTTTCTTGTTACCAAACATTGTATTCCGCTTTTAAAGAAAGGAACGAATGCGCATATACTTACACTTTCTCCGCCCATAAATATTGATGCAAAATGGCTGGGTCCGCATGTGGCTTATACCATGAGCAAATACAACATGAGCATGATGGCGCTTGCATGGGCTGCAGAATTAAAACAATACAATATTGCTTCAAACGCTTTGTGGCCGCGCACTACAATTGATACTGCTGCAGTGCGTAATTTACTCGGCGGAGAAATGTTGGCAAACATGAGCAGAACGCCGGCAATACTTGCAGATGCTGCTTATGCTATTCTCAGCAAAACAAATTTGCAGTACACCGGCAATACTTTTATTGATGAAGAAGTGCTGGCAAAAGAAGGTGTTACGGATCTTGATAAATATGCTGTAAAGCCCGGAGGAAAATTATACCAGGATCTTTTTATTTAA
- a CDS encoding vitamin B12-dependent ribonucleotide reductase, whose protein sequence is MANEPKKGLQFSRRFTVEGKTPYDLFEYDYRTSIIRNPNGEVVFEMNNVEVPKQWSQIATDILAQKYFRKAGVPQPDGSLGRETSIKQVAHRMANCWRMWGERYGYFATEKDAQVFYEELAYSILNQSCVPNSPQWFNTGLHESYGITGKPQGHYYVDPVDAVLKKSQNAYERPQPHACFILSVSDDLVNDGGIMDLWVREARIFKYGSGVGTNFSQIRGEGEKLSGGGTSSGLMSFLKIGDRAAGAIKSGGTTRRAAKMVCLDLDHPEIMKFINWKVEEEKKVGALIAAGYDSHYEGEAYMTVAGQNSNNSVRIPNSFFETLEQDGDWELKARTDGRVMKKIPAREVWNQIAYAAWRCADPGTQYDTTINEWHTCPQGGRINASNPCSEYMFLDNTACNLASANLMKFFDTEKNLLDVEGFEYTCRLWTVVLEISVLMAQFPSKEVAQLSYDYRTLGLGFANLGTVLMVSGIPYDSEAARGIAGAVTAIMTGIAYKTSAELAEILGPFAKYEENKNDMLRVMRNHRAAAYDASEAYEGLSVKPVGINAKYCPDYLLKAATKAWDDAVQLGDKYGYRNAQTTVIAPTGTIGLVMDCDTTGVEPDFALVKFKKLSGGGYFKIINQSVPAALKNLGYTEKEMDAIIKYAVGSASFEGAPFINPQTLSEKGFIADEIKKLNEAAKAAFEIGFIFNKFALGENCLERLGFTAEQYNDWNFNLLEALGFTEEQIDAANDYVCGTMTVEGAPLLKDAHLPVFDCANKCGKKGERFIHAHGHIKMMGACQPFLSGAISKTINLPHEATVEEIADCYLLSWKLGLKANALYRDGSKLSQPLSNKSDKKKKTEEAKEEEATPAATIQESNIVDLSKLTVEELLVEMHKRMQASNDTTLKRELSKIVERKTLPAKRRGFTQKAKVGGQVIFLRTGEYQDETLGEIFIDLAKEGSTLRSLMNCFAIAVSVGLQYGVPLEEFVEKFVFTKFEPAGMVDHPNIKTTTSLVDFVFRALAYEYLGRTDLVHVIDKPVLGNTGEDEGEVTFIGKPEMSNMHVSAAPMPQPHRAQKTAVRADAGLDAVNAAAKNMQSDAPACNVCGHITLRSGTCYKCLNCGNSMGCS, encoded by the coding sequence ATGGCAAATGAACCTAAAAAAGGTTTGCAGTTTAGTCGCCGCTTTACTGTAGAAGGTAAAACCCCTTATGACCTCTTTGAGTACGATTACCGCACCAGCATTATTCGTAACCCAAATGGTGAGGTGGTGTTTGAAATGAACAATGTAGAGGTGCCTAAACAATGGAGCCAGATTGCTACAGATATCCTGGCGCAAAAATATTTTCGTAAAGCCGGTGTGCCGCAACCTGATGGTTCTTTGGGTCGTGAGACTTCGATTAAACAGGTGGCTCATCGCATGGCTAATTGCTGGCGCATGTGGGGTGAGCGTTATGGTTACTTTGCTACCGAAAAAGACGCCCAGGTTTTTTACGAAGAACTTGCTTACAGTATACTAAATCAATCATGCGTGCCTAACAGTCCGCAATGGTTCAATACTGGTTTGCATGAAAGCTATGGTATAACTGGTAAACCGCAAGGTCATTATTATGTAGACCCTGTTGATGCAGTTTTGAAAAAATCTCAAAACGCATACGAACGCCCTCAGCCGCATGCCTGTTTTATTTTGAGCGTGAGCGATGATTTAGTGAATGATGGCGGCATTATGGACCTCTGGGTTCGTGAAGCTCGCATTTTTAAATATGGTTCAGGTGTTGGTACCAATTTCTCACAGATCCGCGGCGAAGGAGAGAAACTAAGTGGCGGCGGTACATCCAGTGGTTTGATGAGTTTCTTAAAGATCGGTGACCGTGCTGCAGGCGCTATTAAAAGTGGTGGTACTACACGCAGGGCTGCTAAAATGGTTTGTCTTGATCTGGATCATCCTGAGATCATGAAGTTCATCAACTGGAAAGTGGAGGAAGAAAAGAAAGTGGGGGCGTTAATCGCTGCAGGTTACGATAGTCACTATGAAGGCGAAGCTTATATGACTGTTGCGGGTCAGAACTCTAATAACTCTGTTCGTATTCCTAATTCTTTCTTTGAAACACTGGAACAGGATGGTGACTGGGAATTGAAAGCAAGAACAGATGGCCGCGTAATGAAAAAAATTCCTGCACGTGAAGTATGGAACCAGATCGCTTACGCTGCGTGGCGTTGTGCTGATCCGGGTACACAATATGATACAACCATCAACGAATGGCATACATGTCCGCAAGGCGGCCGCATTAATGCATCTAATCCATGTTCTGAATACATGTTCCTTGATAATACCGCATGTAACCTGGCAAGCGCCAACCTGATGAAATTCTTTGATACAGAAAAGAATTTATTAGATGTGGAAGGTTTTGAATACACCTGTCGCTTATGGACTGTAGTGTTAGAGATCTCTGTATTGATGGCGCAGTTTCCTTCAAAAGAAGTGGCGCAACTGTCTTATGATTACAGAACATTGGGTCTTGGTTTTGCAAATCTTGGTACTGTATTAATGGTAAGCGGTATTCCTTATGATAGTGAAGCTGCACGTGGCATTGCCGGTGCTGTAACAGCAATCATGACAGGTATTGCTTACAAAACATCTGCTGAATTAGCAGAAATACTCGGGCCTTTCGCTAAATATGAAGAAAACAAAAACGACATGCTGCGTGTAATGCGCAACCATCGTGCTGCTGCATATGATGCAAGCGAAGCTTATGAAGGATTGAGTGTTAAACCAGTTGGTATTAATGCAAAATATTGTCCTGACTATTTATTAAAAGCTGCTACCAAAGCCTGGGATGATGCAGTGCAACTTGGTGATAAATATGGTTACCGAAATGCACAAACAACCGTAATTGCTCCAACCGGAACTATTGGTTTGGTAATGGATTGCGACACAACCGGCGTTGAGCCAGATTTTGCTTTGGTGAAATTCAAAAAACTTTCTGGTGGTGGTTATTTCAAGATTATTAATCAAAGCGTTCCTGCCGCATTAAAGAATCTTGGTTATACTGAGAAAGAAATGGATGCGATCATCAAATATGCGGTTGGCTCTGCTTCATTTGAAGGTGCTCCTTTCATCAATCCACAAACATTAAGTGAGAAAGGTTTTATAGCAGATGAAATAAAGAAACTGAACGAAGCTGCCAAAGCTGCTTTCGAGATCGGTTTCATTTTCAACAAATTTGCTTTGGGTGAAAATTGTTTGGAAAGACTTGGCTTTACTGCAGAGCAATACAATGACTGGAACTTTAACCTGCTCGAAGCATTAGGCTTTACAGAAGAGCAAATAGATGCAGCCAATGATTATGTATGCGGCACCATGACAGTAGAAGGTGCGCCATTACTGAAAGATGCACATTTACCTGTATTCGATTGCGCAAACAAATGCGGTAAGAAAGGTGAGCGTTTTATTCATGCACATGGTCATATCAAAATGATGGGTGCTTGTCAGCCATTCTTAAGCGGCGCTATTTCAAAGACCATCAACCTGCCGCATGAAGCTACAGTAGAAGAAATTGCAGACTGCTACTTACTTAGCTGGAAGCTTGGTTTAAAAGCAAACGCATTATACCGCGATGGTTCTAAACTGTCTCAGCCACTCAGCAACAAGTCTGATAAGAAAAAGAAAACAGAAGAAGCAAAAGAAGAAGAAGCAACACCGGCAGCAACTATACAGGAAAGCAACATAGTAGATCTTAGCAAACTTACTGTTGAAGAATTACTGGTAGAAATGCATAAACGTATGCAGGCAAGTAACGATACGACCTTGAAACGTGAGTTGAGTAAGATCGTTGAAAGAAAAACATTACCTGCAAAACGCCGTGGCTTTACACAGAAAGCAAAAGTGGGCGGACAGGTTATCTTCCTGCGTACCGGCGAATACCAGGATGAAACATTGGGAGAGATCTTTATTGATCTTGCCAAAGAAGGTTCTACACTCCGCAGCCTGATGAACTGCTTTGCAATTGCAGTTTCAGTAGGCTTACAATATGGTGTGCCATTGGAAGAGTTTGTGGAAAAATTTGTGTTCACCAAATTTGAACCTGCCGGTATGGTAGATCACCCGAACATTAAAACAACCACATCGCTTGTTGACTTTGTGTTCCGTGCATTGGCGTATGAATACCTGGGCAGAACAGATTTAGTACATGTAATTGATAAACCCGTACTTGGCAATACAGGAGAAGATGAAGGCGAGGTTACCTTTATCGGCAAACCCGAAATGAGTAACATGCATGTATCAGCAGCGCCAATGCCACAACCGCACCGTGCACAAAAAACTGCAGTACGAGCAGATGCTGGCCTGGATGCAGTAAATGCGGCGGCAAAAAATATGCAGAGCGATGCACCGGCCTGTAATGTATGCGGCCATATCACTCTCCGCAGCGGTACTTGTTACAAGTGTTTGAATTGCGGTAACAGCATGGGCTGTAGTTAA